The Paracoccus sediminicola genome has a segment encoding these proteins:
- a CDS encoding short-chain fatty acid transporter — MLRILSRPATRLMERYLPDAFIFVLVLTIVAMLAAMGIQKTNPVELVRIWGDGFWSLLQFSMQMLLVLVTGFILASSPPVRKLLASLAGMARSGGMAIVMVTLVSLAAAWINWGFGLVVGAIFARELAKQVRVDYRLLVASAYSGFVIWHGGISGSIPLTVATEGHFTADQIGVIPTSETIFASWNLMMVAVIVIVLPIANRMMMPRDDEAVLIDRATLGNDEGLPPLPNDATPAQRLENSRILMYLVGIPGIVWLLLYFIGGGGLNLNVVNFAFLFVGLTLHGTARSLLASLDDAVKGGAGIVIQFPFYAGIMAIMTGTGLAATMSEWFVSLSTDRTLPFWSFISAGIVNIFVPSGGGQWAVQAPIMLPAAESLGADVNKVIMGVAWGDAWTNLLQPFWALPMLGIAGLKARDIMGFCVVLLLITGVIIGGILWVI, encoded by the coding sequence ATGCTCAGAATCCTGTCGCGTCCCGCGACCCGGCTGATGGAGCGCTATCTGCCGGATGCGTTCATCTTCGTACTGGTTCTCACCATCGTGGCCATGCTTGCCGCGATGGGAATCCAGAAAACCAACCCGGTCGAGCTGGTCCGCATCTGGGGCGACGGTTTCTGGTCGCTGCTGCAATTCTCGATGCAGATGCTGCTGGTGCTGGTCACGGGCTTTATCCTCGCCTCGTCTCCGCCGGTGCGAAAGCTGCTGGCATCGCTGGCCGGGATGGCCAGATCCGGCGGCATGGCGATCGTCATGGTCACGCTGGTGTCGCTGGCCGCGGCCTGGATCAACTGGGGCTTTGGGCTGGTCGTCGGCGCGATCTTCGCGCGTGAGCTCGCCAAGCAGGTGCGCGTCGATTACCGGCTGCTCGTCGCCTCGGCCTATTCCGGCTTCGTGATCTGGCATGGCGGGATCTCGGGTTCGATCCCGCTGACGGTCGCGACCGAGGGGCATTTCACCGCAGATCAGATCGGCGTGATCCCGACCTCCGAGACGATCTTCGCAAGCTGGAACCTGATGATGGTTGCGGTCATCGTGATCGTTCTGCCCATCGCCAACCGGATGATGATGCCGCGCGACGACGAGGCGGTGCTGATCGACCGCGCGACGCTGGGCAATGACGAGGGGCTGCCGCCGCTGCCCAATGACGCCACCCCGGCGCAGCGGCTGGAGAATTCGCGCATCCTCATGTATCTGGTCGGCATTCCGGGCATCGTCTGGCTGCTGCTGTATTTCATCGGCGGCGGCGGGCTGAACCTGAATGTGGTCAATTTCGCCTTTCTCTTCGTCGGCCTGACTTTGCACGGCACCGCGCGCAGCCTTCTGGCGTCGCTTGACGATGCGGTAAAGGGCGGCGCGGGAATCGTGATCCAGTTCCCCTTCTATGCCGGGATCATGGCGATCATGACCGGGACCGGACTTGCCGCGACCATGTCGGAATGGTTCGTCTCGCTTTCGACCGATCGCACCCTGCCGTTCTGGAGCTTCATCTCGGCCGGGATCGTAAACATCTTCGTGCCCTCGGGCGGCGGGCAATGGGCGGTGCAGGCGCCGATCATGCTGCCGGCGGCGGAATCGCTTGGCGCAGATGTGAACAAGGTCATCATGGGCGTGGCATGGGGCGATGCCTGGACCAACCTGCTGCAACCGTTCTGGGCCCTGCCGATGCTGGGCATCGCCGGGCTGAAGGCGCGCGACATCATGGGGTTCTGCGTGGTGCTGCTGCTGATCACCGGGGTAATCATCGGTGGGATCCTCTGGGTGATCTGA
- a CDS encoding aminopeptidase P family protein produces MVEQFETAEGASQGATRLAALRDAMQSEGLDGFMVPRADAHQGEYVADADARLRWLTGFSGSAGQAVVTADHAAVFADGRYRVQVREEVDLNHFTPVDFPATRPEGWLRDALTEGGRVGFDPWLHTHREISDLRDALEDANISFLPVNNLVDRIWDDRPSPPVGQVRLHDEAIAGASAAEKRDRIAAQLRAEGQAAAVITLADSLSWLLNIRGTDLPHNPVVLGFAIIAADGSVQLFSDPAKFSDEIRSALGKAIAIHHPESFAAALANLEGPVRVDPGSAPEAVFDILDEQGTAVIEARDPAIMPKARKNEAEIAGMRDAHLTDGAVMARFLAWLDARAPGGLTEIDIVQKLAELRRAAGALDSSFDTISAVGGHAALPHYRVSADSNAELQAGRVLLVDSGGQYDNGTTDITRTMAVGDVGHAAREAFTLVLKGMIAVSRLRFPKGVAGRDIDPVARAPLWTAGLDFDHGTGHGVGAALCVHEGPMRISRISEIPLEPGMILSNEPGYYREGAFGIRIENLLLVTEADSPDGREMLGFETLNFTPIDRRMILREMLSEAEREWLDSYHAQVLEKIGPRVDEQTRIWLEGATAPL; encoded by the coding sequence ATGGTTGAGCAATTCGAAACCGCGGAAGGCGCCTCGCAGGGCGCGACGCGTCTGGCCGCGCTGCGCGATGCCATGCAGTCAGAGGGGCTGGACGGGTTCATGGTGCCCCGCGCCGACGCTCATCAGGGCGAATATGTGGCCGATGCCGATGCAAGGCTGCGCTGGCTGACCGGGTTTTCCGGCAGCGCGGGGCAGGCGGTGGTGACGGCGGATCATGCGGCGGTCTTTGCCGATGGGCGATATCGTGTGCAGGTCCGGGAAGAGGTGGATCTCAACCATTTCACCCCGGTCGATTTCCCGGCAACCAGACCGGAAGGCTGGCTCCGCGATGCGCTGACCGAAGGCGGGCGGGTCGGGTTCGACCCCTGGCTGCACACGCATCGCGAAATATCCGATCTGCGGGATGCGCTGGAGGATGCGAATATCTCCTTCCTGCCGGTGAATAATCTCGTCGACCGGATCTGGGACGATCGGCCCTCGCCGCCGGTCGGTCAGGTGCGGCTTCATGATGAGGCGATTGCCGGGGCAAGCGCCGCCGAAAAGCGCGACCGCATCGCCGCTCAGCTGCGCGCCGAGGGACAGGCGGCGGCAGTCATCACGCTTGCCGATTCGCTGTCGTGGCTGCTGAATATCCGTGGCACTGATCTGCCGCATAACCCGGTGGTGCTGGGCTTCGCGATCATCGCGGCGGATGGCTCGGTGCAGCTTTTCTCCGATCCCGCCAAGTTCAGCGACGAGATCCGCTCGGCATTGGGCAAGGCGATAGCGATCCACCATCCCGAGAGTTTTGCGGCGGCGCTCGCCAATCTCGAAGGCCCGGTCCGCGTCGATCCCGGCTCGGCGCCCGAGGCGGTTTTCGACATTCTCGATGAACAGGGCACGGCGGTGATCGAGGCGCGCGATCCGGCCATCATGCCCAAGGCCCGCAAGAACGAGGCTGAAATCGCCGGTATGCGCGACGCCCATCTGACGGATGGGGCGGTCATGGCGCGGTTTCTGGCCTGGCTCGACGCGCGGGCTCCGGGCGGGCTGACAGAGATCGACATCGTGCAAAAGCTGGCAGAGCTGCGCCGCGCGGCGGGTGCTCTGGATAGCAGCTTCGACACGATCAGCGCGGTGGGAGGCCATGCGGCACTGCCCCATTACCGCGTTTCAGCCGACAGCAACGCGGAGCTGCAGGCGGGGCGGGTTCTGCTTGTCGACAGTGGCGGACAATATGATAACGGCACCACCGACATCACCCGAACCATGGCGGTCGGCGATGTCGGCCACGCGGCGCGTGAGGCGTTTACGCTCGTTCTCAAGGGCATGATCGCGGTGTCGCGGCTGCGTTTTCCGAAAGGTGTCGCCGGGCGCGATATCGACCCGGTCGCGCGCGCACCGCTGTGGACGGCCGGCCTGGATTTCGATCACGGCACCGGTCACGGTGTCGGCGCGGCGCTCTGCGTCCATGAAGGCCCGATGCGGATCAGTCGCATCTCCGAGATCCCGCTGGAACCCGGCATGATCCTGTCGAACGAGCCCGGCTATTACCGTGAGGGCGCGTTCGGCATCCGCATCGAGAACCTCTTGCTGGTCACTGAAGCCGACAGCCCCGACGGGCGCGAGATGCTGGGTTTCGAGACGCTGAACTTCACCCCGATCGACCGCCGCATGATTCTGCGCGAGATGCTCTCGGAGGCCGAGCGTGAGTGGCTGGATAGCTACCATGCCCAGGTGCTTGAAAAGATCGGACCGCGCGTCGATGAACAAACGCGGATCTGGCTGGAGGGCGCGACCGCGCCTTTGTGA
- the cobT gene encoding cobaltochelatase subunit CobT, whose amino-acid sequence MKPNDNPADPFKKALTEATRALADDAELNVTYTADPSGVAGDTMRLPQISRRMGRDEIIQARGTADSLAMRIRHHDAETHARYAPSGPLAHEIYDAVETARVEALGARHMPGALSNIDAKMGAEAVRRGYDQARQPADVPLPAAAGYLLREAATGRALPPGAAEAAELWRPFVTQQAGHVLDAARETIPDQAAFARLARQLISDLGYGDQLGDDPDDQPQEDDASEEAEPDPEAGDNQAREEDEGEDNDASPERSQERTQDERQAQVSLDDSSDEEMVEEEAEMPDGDMPEELPPPVSDASPDYRVYSQEFDEEIRADELAEPAELERLRAYLDKQLDPLRGAVSRLANKLQRRLQAKQNRSWEFDKEEGVLDAGRLARVVANPTTPLSFKVEHDTEFRDTVVTLLLDNSGSMRGRPISIAAICADVLARTLERCSVKVEILGFTTRAWKGGQSREAWLKENRPAEPGRLNDLRHIIYKPADAPWRRVRPNLGLMMKEGLLKENIDGEALEWAHRRLVKRPEARKILMVISDGAPVDDSTLSVNPANYLEKHLRDVIAMVEKRRQVELLAIGIGHDVTRYYERAVTITDAEQLGGAMTEQLAALFDTDPRKRARVMGIGGVRRAM is encoded by the coding sequence ATGAAACCCAACGACAACCCCGCCGACCCGTTCAAGAAGGCCCTGACCGAGGCGACGCGCGCGCTTGCCGATGACGCCGAGCTGAACGTCACCTACACCGCCGATCCCTCCGGTGTCGCCGGGGATACGATGCGCCTGCCGCAGATCAGCCGGCGGATGGGCCGGGACGAGATCATTCAGGCGCGCGGCACTGCCGATTCACTCGCCATGCGAATCCGGCACCACGACGCGGAAACCCATGCCCGCTATGCACCGTCCGGCCCGCTCGCGCATGAGATCTATGACGCGGTCGAAACCGCGCGGGTCGAGGCGCTCGGGGCGCGGCACATGCCCGGTGCGCTGTCCAATATCGACGCCAAGATGGGCGCAGAGGCGGTGCGGCGCGGTTACGATCAGGCCCGGCAACCTGCCGATGTGCCGCTGCCCGCCGCTGCCGGTTACCTGCTGCGCGAGGCGGCGACGGGGCGCGCGCTGCCGCCGGGCGCAGCCGAGGCGGCCGAGCTGTGGCGTCCCTTTGTGACCCAGCAGGCGGGCCATGTGCTCGACGCGGCGCGAGAAACGATTCCGGATCAGGCCGCCTTTGCCCGGCTGGCGCGGCAGCTCATTTCCGATCTCGGCTATGGCGACCAGCTCGGCGACGATCCCGACGACCAACCCCAAGAGGACGACGCCTCGGAAGAGGCTGAACCCGATCCCGAGGCCGGCGACAACCAGGCCCGCGAAGAGGATGAGGGCGAGGATAACGACGCCTCGCCCGAGCGCAGCCAGGAACGCACACAGGACGAACGCCAGGCGCAGGTCAGTCTCGACGACAGCTCGGACGAAGAGATGGTCGAGGAAGAGGCAGAGATGCCCGATGGCGACATGCCCGAAGAGCTGCCGCCCCCGGTCAGCGATGCATCGCCCGATTACCGCGTTTACAGCCAGGAATTCGACGAAGAGATCCGCGCCGACGAACTCGCCGAACCGGCCGAACTCGAACGGCTGCGCGCCTATCTCGACAAGCAGCTCGACCCGTTGCGGGGCGCGGTCTCTCGGCTGGCCAACAAGCTTCAGCGGCGGCTTCAGGCCAAGCAGAACCGGAGTTGGGAATTCGACAAGGAGGAAGGCGTGCTGGATGCCGGGCGTCTGGCGCGCGTAGTGGCCAATCCGACCACGCCGCTCAGCTTCAAGGTCGAGCACGATACCGAGTTCCGCGACACGGTGGTCACGCTGCTCTTGGACAATTCCGGCTCGATGCGTGGCCGTCCGATCTCGATCGCCGCGATCTGCGCCGATGTTCTGGCCCGCACGCTGGAACGGTGCAGCGTCAAGGTCGAGATCCTCGGCTTTACCACCCGCGCCTGGAAGGGCGGGCAAAGTCGTGAGGCCTGGCTGAAGGAGAACCGCCCCGCCGAGCCGGGCCGGCTGAACGACCTTCGCCACATCATCTACAAACCCGCCGATGCGCCCTGGCGTCGGGTGCGGCCGAATTTGGGGCTGATGATGAAAGAGGGTCTGCTGAAGGAAAATATCGACGGCGAGGCGCTGGAATGGGCGCATCGCAGGCTGGTGAAACGACCCGAGGCGCGCAAGATCCTGATGGTGATTTCGGACGGGGCGCCGGTGGATGATTCGACGCTGTCGGTGAACCCCGCGAACTATCTGGAAAAACATCTCCGTGACGTGATCGCGATGGTCGAAAAGCGCCGCCAGGTCGAGCTTCTGGCCATCGGGATCGGTCATGACGTGACGCGCTATTACGAACGCGCGGTGACGATCACCGATGCCGAACAGCTCGGCGGGGCGATGACCGAACAGCTTGCCGCGCTGTTCGATACCGATCCGCGCAAGCGGGCGCGGGTCATGGGAATAGGCGGCGTCAGGCGGGCGATGTGA
- the cobS gene encoding cobaltochelatase subunit CobS, with amino-acid sequence MADLDANAKPTEEIDLREVFGLDSDMKVKGFAEKTERVPDIDSTYKFDPDTTLAILAGFAYNRRVMIQGYHGTGKSTHIEQIAARLNWPCVRVNLDSHVSRIDLIGKDAIKLVDGKQVTVFHEGILPWALRNPTAIVFDEYDAGRADVMFVIQRVLEADGKLTLLDQNEVITPNPSFRLFATANTVGLGDTTGLYHGTQQINQGQMDRWSLVSTLNYLSHDAEAAIVLAKNPNYNNEKGRDVISKMVTLADLTRTAFMQGDLSTVMSPRTVISWAQNARIFDNVGYAFRLTFLNKCDELERQTVAEFYQRLFDEELPESAAAKAG; translated from the coding sequence ATGGCCGATCTGGACGCGAACGCGAAACCGACCGAGGAAATCGACCTGCGCGAGGTGTTCGGGCTGGACAGCGACATGAAGGTCAAGGGCTTCGCCGAAAAGACCGAGCGCGTGCCCGATATCGACAGCACCTACAAGTTCGATCCCGACACCACCCTCGCGATCCTGGCGGGCTTTGCCTATAACCGCCGGGTGATGATCCAGGGCTATCACGGCACCGGGAAATCCACCCATATCGAGCAGATCGCTGCGCGGCTGAACTGGCCCTGCGTGCGGGTCAATCTCGACAGCCATGTCAGCCGCATCGACCTGATCGGGAAGGATGCGATCAAGCTGGTCGACGGCAAGCAGGTCACCGTGTTCCACGAAGGCATCCTGCCCTGGGCGCTGCGCAACCCGACCGCCATCGTCTTTGACGAATACGATGCGGGCCGGGCCGATGTGATGTTCGTGATCCAGCGCGTGCTCGAGGCTGACGGCAAGCTGACCTTGCTGGACCAGAATGAGGTCATCACGCCGAACCCGTCATTCCGCCTGTTCGCCACGGCGAACACGGTGGGTCTGGGCGATACGACGGGCCTCTATCACGGCACGCAGCAGATCAACCAGGGCCAGATGGACCGCTGGTCTTTGGTTTCGACGCTGAACTATCTCAGCCATGATGCCGAGGCCGCGATCGTTCTGGCGAAGAACCCGAATTACAACAACGAAAAGGGCCGCGACGTGATCTCGAAGATGGTCACTCTGGCCGATCTGACCCGGACCGCCTTCATGCAGGGCGATCTGTCCACGGTGATGTCGCCGCGCACGGTGATCTCCTGGGCGCAGAACGCGCGGATTTTCGACAATGTCGGCTATGCTTTCCGTCTGACCTTCCTGAACAAATGCGATGAGCTGGAACGCCAGACCGTCGCCGAGTTCTATCAGCGCCTCTTCGACGAGGAACTGCCCGAGAGCGCGGCGGCAAAGGCAGGGTGA
- a CDS encoding DUF808 domain-containing protein — MAGLIALLDDVAGIAKVAAASVDDVTGMAVKAGSKAAGAVIDDAAVTPKYLTGFDANRELPIIWRIAKGSIFNKVVILLPIALLLSAFAPWLIAPLLMLGGSYLCFEGAEKVYHAISPPDDPHDKYEGGQGDPAQLEEKKVAGAIKTDFILSAEIMTIALNEVTALMAGSGLIGLAKLGTEAGVLFVVALAITVVVYGSVALIVKADDVGVALARNNSGFVASLGRGIVKFMPGFMKALTIIGTAAMIWVGGNIIVHGLHELGWHAPYEWIKHQAEAAAAMVPQAPGLVSWAVTAFIDGIIGLIWGLILIPLSEYIIVPLANATLVPLLSGVKSMFRRSAN, encoded by the coding sequence ATGGCCGGTTTGATCGCGCTTCTCGACGACGTGGCAGGAATTGCCAAGGTCGCCGCCGCATCGGTGGACGATGTCACCGGCATGGCGGTCAAGGCGGGATCGAAAGCCGCCGGCGCGGTCATCGACGATGCGGCGGTGACGCCGAAATATCTGACCGGCTTCGATGCGAATCGTGAATTGCCGATCATCTGGCGGATCGCCAAGGGGTCGATCTTCAACAAGGTGGTGATCCTGCTGCCGATCGCGTTGCTGCTATCGGCTTTTGCGCCCTGGCTGATTGCGCCGTTGCTGATGCTGGGCGGATCCTATCTGTGCTTTGAGGGCGCCGAGAAGGTGTATCACGCGATCTCTCCGCCCGACGATCCGCATGACAAATACGAAGGCGGCCAGGGCGACCCGGCCCAGCTGGAGGAAAAAAAGGTCGCCGGCGCGATCAAGACGGACTTCATCCTTTCGGCCGAGATCATGACCATCGCGCTGAACGAGGTGACTGCGCTGATGGCAGGCAGCGGGCTGATCGGGCTGGCGAAACTTGGCACCGAGGCGGGCGTTCTGTTCGTCGTGGCGCTGGCCATTACCGTGGTCGTCTACGGCTCGGTGGCGCTGATCGTGAAGGCCGACGATGTCGGCGTCGCGCTGGCCCGCAACAATAGCGGCTTCGTCGCCTCGCTTGGCCGTGGCATCGTGAAATTCATGCCGGGATTCATGAAGGCACTGACCATCATCGGCACAGCCGCGATGATCTGGGTCGGCGGCAACATCATCGTGCATGGCCTGCACGAGCTGGGCTGGCATGCTCCTTACGAATGGATCAAGCATCAGGCCGAGGCCGCCGCCGCGATGGTGCCGCAGGCACCGGGGCTGGTGTCCTGGGCGGTGACTGCCTTTATCGACGGGATCATCGGTCTGATCTGGGGGCTGATCCTGATCCCGCTGTCGGAATACATCATCGTGCCGCTGGCCAATGCGACGCTGGTGCCTTTGCTCTCGGGCGTGAAATCCATGTTCCGGCGCAGCGCGAACTGA
- the ugpB gene encoding sn-glycerol-3-phosphate ABC transporter substrate-binding protein UgpB, giving the protein MTRIYSASAIALIASLGAANAQTEIQWWHAMGGELGTKLEEIVQGFNDSQDEYTVVPSYKGTYPETMTAAIAAFRAQEQPAIVQVFEVGTGTMMAAEGAIMPVYQLMEEHGENFDPAAFLPAVVGYYTDTDGNMLSMPFNSSTPILYYNKNIFEEAGLDPEQPPETWAQMEEFSKQIMESGAAECGFTTGWVSWIQTENFSAWHNQPIGTMENGFGGTDAELTLNGEAQVKHWGNLKRWADEGIFKYGGPVGGDNAPPMFYSQECAMIMNSSASRAGVLANATDFEVGFGMLPYYDDIESAPQNSIIGGATLWVLSGRPDEEYPGVAAFFSYLSSPEVQADWASFSGYLPITEAAGEEMSGFFEENPGADTGLRQITLNEPTENSKGLRFGNYVQIRGIIDEEFEALMSGSKTAQEALDSLVERGNQQIADFAAQNQ; this is encoded by the coding sequence ATGACACGTATCTATTCCGCATCGGCCATTGCGCTGATCGCCTCGCTGGGTGCTGCCAACGCTCAGACCGAAATCCAGTGGTGGCACGCCATGGGCGGCGAGCTGGGCACCAAGCTCGAAGAAATCGTCCAGGGCTTCAATGACAGCCAGGACGAATACACTGTCGTGCCGTCCTATAAGGGCACCTACCCCGAGACGATGACAGCCGCCATCGCCGCGTTCCGCGCGCAGGAGCAGCCGGCCATCGTGCAGGTCTTCGAGGTCGGGACCGGCACCATGATGGCCGCCGAGGGCGCGATCATGCCGGTCTATCAGCTGATGGAAGAGCATGGCGAGAATTTCGATCCCGCCGCGTTCCTGCCCGCCGTGGTCGGCTATTACACCGACACGGATGGCAATATGCTGTCCATGCCGTTCAACTCGTCGACGCCGATCCTCTACTACAACAAGAATATCTTCGAAGAGGCCGGGCTCGATCCAGAACAGCCGCCCGAGACCTGGGCGCAGATGGAAGAATTCTCGAAGCAGATCATGGAATCGGGCGCGGCGGAATGTGGCTTCACCACCGGCTGGGTGAGCTGGATCCAGACCGAGAATTTCAGTGCCTGGCATAACCAGCCCATCGGCACCATGGAGAACGGCTTCGGCGGGACCGACGCAGAGCTGACGCTGAACGGCGAGGCGCAGGTCAAGCATTGGGGCAATCTGAAGCGTTGGGCGGATGAAGGCATCTTCAAGTATGGCGGCCCGGTCGGCGGCGACAACGCCCCGCCGATGTTCTACAGCCAGGAATGCGCCATGATCATGAACAGCTCGGCCAGCCGCGCCGGGGTTCTGGCCAATGCGACCGATTTCGAGGTCGGTTTCGGCATGCTGCCCTATTACGACGATATCGAGAGCGCGCCGCAGAACTCGATCATCGGCGGCGCCACTCTGTGGGTGCTGTCGGGCCGTCCGGATGAGGAATATCCCGGCGTCGCCGCGTTCTTCAGCTATCTCTCCAGCCCCGAGGTGCAGGCTGACTGGGCCTCGTTCTCGGGCTATCTGCCGATCACCGAGGCTGCGGGTGAAGAAATGTCCGGCTTCTTCGAGGAAAATCCCGGTGCCGATACCGGGCTGCGCCAGATCACGCTGAACGAGCCGACCGAGAATTCGAAGGGTCTGCGCTTCGGCAATTACGTGCAGATCCGCGGCATCATCGACGAAGAGTTCGAAGCGCTGATGAGCGGGTCCAAGACCGCGCAGGAGGCTCTGGATTCGCTGGTCGAACGCGGCAACCAGCAGATCGCCGATTTCGCGGCACAGAACCAGTAA
- the ugpA gene encoding sn-glycerol-3-phosphate ABC transporter permease UgpA: MKRTIFSNQLLPWLLLAPQLAITFIFFIWPAAQAVWQSFLREDAFGIRSTFVGMENYLRLMDSPEYLNSMQVTLVFAVLVTVLSMGFSLLLAVAADRTLRSARAYTTLLVWPYAVAPAVAGILWWFIFNPTIGILPFLLEQIGYDWNHISNPNEAMALVVIASAWKQISYNFLFFVAGLQAIPASLREAAAIDGAGPVKRFFTITFPLLSPTTFFLLVVNIVYAMFETFAVIDSTTEGGPAQATNIMVYKVYFDGFVGQNMGSSGAQSVILMLIVIALTVIQFRWVEKKVAY; encoded by the coding sequence ATGAAGCGGACCATCTTCAGCAATCAGCTTCTGCCGTGGCTGCTTCTGGCGCCCCAGCTTGCCATCACCTTCATCTTTTTCATCTGGCCCGCCGCCCAGGCTGTCTGGCAGAGCTTCCTGCGCGAGGATGCGTTCGGCATCCGCTCGACCTTTGTCGGGATGGAGAACTATCTGCGGCTGATGGACAGCCCTGAATATCTGAACTCGATGCAGGTCACGCTGGTCTTCGCGGTGTTGGTGACGGTGCTTTCGATGGGGTTCTCGCTGCTGCTTGCGGTGGCGGCGGACCGGACGCTCCGCTCGGCCCGCGCTTATACGACCCTGTTGGTCTGGCCCTATGCGGTCGCGCCGGCAGTGGCCGGGATCCTGTGGTGGTTTATCTTCAACCCGACCATCGGCATCCTGCCCTTCCTTCTGGAACAGATCGGCTACGACTGGAACCATATCTCGAACCCGAACGAGGCCATGGCGCTGGTGGTGATCGCAAGCGCATGGAAGCAGATCAGCTATAACTTCCTGTTCTTCGTGGCCGGCTTGCAGGCGATCCCCGCCTCGCTGCGCGAAGCCGCGGCCATCGACGGGGCGGGGCCGGTGAAGCGTTTCTTCACCATCACCTTCCCGCTTCTGTCGCCCACCACCTTCTTCCTGCTGGTGGTCAATATCGTCTACGCCATGTTCGAGACCTTCGCGGTGATCGACAGCACCACCGAGGGAGGACCGGCGCAGGCCACCAATATCATGGTCTACAAGGTCTATTTCGACGGTTTCGTCGGGCAGAACATGGGCTCATCCGGCGCCCAATCCGTGATCCTCATGCTGATCGTGATCGCACTGACGGTGATCCAGTTCCGCTGGGTCGAGAAGAAGGTCGCCTATTGA
- the ugpE gene encoding sn-glycerol-3-phosphate ABC transporter permease UgpE: MIENRPFLNFLTHLTLIIGVALVALPVWVAFVASTHTATDFGSGTIPMWPGPHLIENYSRMLDSGLSTSGTPPVARMVLNSLIMALAIAFGKIIISILSAFAIVYFRFPLRMFAFWCIFVTLMLPVEVRIVPTFQVVAGLGLLNSYAGLSIPLIASATATFLFRQVFLTMPDELVEAARIDGAGPMKFFRDILLPLSRTNIAALFVILFIYGWNQYLWPLLITTDAQYYTIVAGIKRMADAVDGLPQWHLVMATAIMAMLPPVAVVIGMQRLFVKGLVETEK, encoded by the coding sequence ATGATCGAGAACCGTCCCTTCCTGAATTTTCTGACCCATCTCACGCTGATTATCGGCGTGGCGCTTGTGGCGCTGCCGGTCTGGGTAGCCTTCGTCGCCTCGACCCACACCGCCACCGATTTCGGTTCTGGCACGATCCCGATGTGGCCCGGGCCGCATCTGATCGAGAATTACAGCCGGATGCTCGATTCCGGACTGTCCACAAGCGGCACGCCGCCCGTGGCGCGGATGGTGCTGAACTCTCTTATCATGGCGCTGGCGATCGCCTTCGGAAAGATCATCATCTCGATCCTCTCGGCCTTCGCCATCGTCTATTTCCGCTTTCCGCTGCGCATGTTCGCGTTCTGGTGCATCTTCGTGACGCTGATGCTGCCGGTCGAGGTGCGCATTGTGCCGACATTTCAGGTCGTGGCGGGGCTGGGGCTGCTGAATTCCTATGCCGGGCTGTCGATTCCGCTGATCGCCAGCGCCACGGCGACCTTCCTGTTCCGGCAGGTCTTCCTGACCATGCCCGACGAGCTGGTCGAGGCCGCCCGCATCGACGGCGCCGGACCGATGAAGTTCTTCCGCGATATCCTTCTGCCGCTGTCGCGGACCAATATCGCCGCGCTTTTCGTGATCCTGTTCATCTATGGCTGGAACCAGTATCTCTGGCCGCTGCTGATCACCACGGATGCGCAGTATTACACCATCGTCGCGGGCATCAAGCGCATGGCCGACGCGGTGGACGGGTTGCCGCAATGGCATCTGGTCATGGCGACCGCCATCATGGCGATGCTGCCCCCCGTGGCGGTGGTCATCGGAATGCAGCGGCTGTTCGTCAAAGGTCTTGTCGAGACGGAGAAATAA